TCGCAATCAATACACAATGTGCTTGTGACTTTATCCCAGTTGGTTTAGGTCTTGCAGAAGCTGAACCAGAAACAGTAGAAGTAGGTGTAGTATCAGTACTTTACTCACGATTTATTATTGGGGTACCAAGGGTTATCGTAGCTTGGTTAGCAAGTTTTGGAATGTACTCTTAAGATTTTATAGGAAGCGGTCTTCGCTTCCTACATTAACGACATAGTCGGCCGTAAATGAATGAATAAAAATATAAGCAGAGGAAGAATGAGTATGATAATTTATGAAAATACAATAAAAAGTAAAGGAAGTCTTGTAGGTGAATTTGGAGATGGTATGTTTATCCTTTTTGGAGATAATGCACCGGATATGTTAAAAGATTATTGTTATGGAATTGATGTGGTACCAACTAATGCAACTATAGAAGTTGGTCATAAATTAAAAGTAGATGGAGAAGAGTTTGAAATTCTTGGTGTAGGTGATGTAGCTGAGAAAAACCTAGTAGACTTAGGACATCTAACAGTTCATTTTTCAGGAGATTTAGATAGTTTATTACCTGGTGCAATTGTGGTAGAGAATAAAAGTTGTCCTAAGATTGATATAAATACAAAAATTACTATAGAAAAATTAAACTAAAGGAGAAATAATTATGAGTTGGTTAAATTTAGAAGGAAAAACAGTAGTAGTAACAGGTGGAGCATCAGGAATCGGTGCAGCGGTAGTTGATGAATTCTTAAATCAAGGATGTAATGTTGTAGTAAGTGATCTTACAGAAAAAGAATCTGATAATAATAAATTATTATATGTAAAATGTGATGTTACTAAAAGAAGTGATGTTAAAGAAGTTGTTGCTAAAACTGTAGAAAGATTTGGAACAATCGATATTCTTGTAAATAATGCAGGAATTAATATCCCGCGTTTATTAGTAGATAAAAAAGCCCCTGAAGGTAAATATGAATTTAGTGATGAGATATATGATAAAATTATGGATATAAATGTTAAAGGTTTATTCATCTTCTCTCAAGAAGTTGGGCGTATACTTGTTGCTAAAGGAAGTGGTGTAATAGTAAATATGTCTTCAGAATCTGGATTAGAAGGATCAGAAGGACAAAGTATTTATGCGGCTAGTAAGAATGCGGTAAACTCATTAACACGTTCATGGGCAAAAGAACTTGGTAAATTAGGTGTTAGAGTAGTAGGTGTGGCTCCAGGTATATTAGAAGCAACGGGACTTAGAACATTAGCTTATGAGGAAGCGTTAGCTTACACTCGTGGTGTAACAGTAGAACAAATTCGTGCTGGATATACAAGTACAAAAACTACGCCATTAGGAAGAGATGGTAAACTATCAGAAGTTGCAGATTTAGTTGCATATGTAGCAAGTGATAGAGCAAGTTATGTTCATGGTGTTACATATAATGTAGCAGGTGGAAAAACAAGAGGATAATAAATGAAATAGGGGAGTTTCCCCTATTTTTTGTAGTTTGTGAATTTCAATTATTTTTACTATAATAAATATATAGAACTAAAAATGAGGTTGATAATATGAATATAAAAGCTGTGTTATTTGATATGGATGGATTAATGGTTGATACGGAAAGTTTAGCAACTGAAGCGTTTATTCATAGTGCGAAAAAGCAAGGATATGATATGACGAAAGAAGAAACTCTTATGGTATTAGGATTTACTACGAAAAGTATTTATGAGTTTTGGGAAAATTATTTCAAAAATTCTGATGTTAGCGGGAAACAACTAGTAGATGATCATTATAAATATATAGAAAATGTTTTATTTACTACAGGGCCTAAAAAGATGCCGTATATAGAAGAGTTATTAAAATATTTGAAAGAAAATAATTATAAGGTTGCCGTAGCTTCTTCGTCTAATATGAATCATATAATTAACAATATGGAAAAAACAGGATTGAAGAAATATATAGATGGATTTGCTAGTGGTGCTGAGGTGAAAAATGGTAAGCCAGCACCAGATGTCTTCTTATTAGCTGCTGAACGTTTAGGCGTAGAACCAAAAAAATGTTTAGTTTTAGAAGATTCAAAAGCTGGAGTAATAGCTGGTAGTTCAGCAGGAGCTAAGGTTATAATGGTTCCTGATATGTTTAAACCAGATGATGAGTGTAAGGAAAAAGCTTATAAAATTGTTAATAATTTAGGAGAAGTTATAAATATGTTAGAGGAGAATAATAATGAAGATTTTAATAGATAGTGCAAACGTAGAGAAAATTAAAGAAATATCGAAATATAGAGAGATAACAGGGATAACGACTAATCCAACAATATTATCAAAGGTAGAAGGAGATATTGAAAATATATTGAAAGAATTAAAGGAATTTACTTACAATAAATATGAAATTCATGTACAAACAACAGAAAGTGAAGTAGAAGGAATATTAAGTGAAGCAAGAGTACTTAGAAAATTTTTTGGAGAAACATTTCATATAAAAATTCCTGTAACAAAGGCTGGTTTAGAGTCTATTAAACTTTGTTCAAGAGAAGGGATTAAGGTGACGGCTACAGCGGTTTTAAGTCCTATGCAAGCATTGGCTGCAGCTATGAATGGAGCAA
This is a stretch of genomic DNA from Gemella haemolysans. It encodes these proteins:
- a CDS encoding PTS glucitol/sorbitol transporter subunit IIA gives rise to the protein MIIYENTIKSKGSLVGEFGDGMFILFGDNAPDMLKDYCYGIDVVPTNATIEVGHKLKVDGEEFEILGVGDVAEKNLVDLGHLTVHFSGDLDSLLPGAIVVENKSCPKIDINTKITIEKLN
- a CDS encoding SDR family oxidoreductase, with translation MSWLNLEGKTVVVTGGASGIGAAVVDEFLNQGCNVVVSDLTEKESDNNKLLYVKCDVTKRSDVKEVVAKTVERFGTIDILVNNAGINIPRLLVDKKAPEGKYEFSDEIYDKIMDINVKGLFIFSQEVGRILVAKGSGVIVNMSSESGLEGSEGQSIYAASKNAVNSLTRSWAKELGKLGVRVVGVAPGILEATGLRTLAYEEALAYTRGVTVEQIRAGYTSTKTTPLGRDGKLSEVADLVAYVASDRASYVHGVTYNVAGGKTRG
- a CDS encoding HAD family hydrolase; translated protein: MNIKAVLFDMDGLMVDTESLATEAFIHSAKKQGYDMTKEETLMVLGFTTKSIYEFWENYFKNSDVSGKQLVDDHYKYIENVLFTTGPKKMPYIEELLKYLKENNYKVAVASSSNMNHIINNMEKTGLKKYIDGFASGAEVKNGKPAPDVFLLAAERLGVEPKKCLVLEDSKAGVIAGSSAGAKVIMVPDMFKPDDECKEKAYKIVNNLGEVINMLEENNNEDFNR
- a CDS encoding transaldolase family protein translates to MKILIDSANVEKIKEISKYREITGITTNPTILSKVEGDIENILKELKEFTYNKYEIHVQTTESEVEGILSEARVLRKFFGETFHIKIPVTKAGLESIKLCSREGIKVTATAVLSPMQALAAAMNGASYVAPYVNRMENVGQDATETISVISDLLIDYPTEILAASFKNIRQIQEVLLQGAEAATISPELIETSIWHPYTDKSVLDFEIDWKNKFGDKKIIDMI